The Longimicrobiaceae bacterium genome segment GCGGCCCTTCCGCGCCTCACGCTGCTTGGTCTCGAAGCTGCCGAACCCGGTGATCTGGACCTTGTCCCCGCTCTTCAGCGCCTGCGAGATGATGCCGTTGTCCACAGAGAAGAGAGCATCGACCGCCCGCTGCGCGTCGGTGCGGCTGATGTTGGCCCGGCTGGCCAGCTGCTGGACGAGTTCGGACTTGTTCACCGAGCGACTCCTGTAGAGGGGTTGAAAAACGCGAAAACCAAACGGCCGCGCCGTTCATCTGGTACAGTAGGCGTCCTCTACCGATCCGTCAAGAGAGAATTCCTTGGATCACGCGACATTTCTCCCCTCGCCCGAGACCGGGTCGCTCGCCGTCCGCGAGCTGCAGGCCGCCCGTGAGATCGCCCACGCCTTCCTCACGGCCGACCGCCCCACCGAGGTGTACCGGCTCGCCCTGGAGCGCGTCTCGGTGCTGGTGGGCGCCGCCTTC includes the following:
- a CDS encoding HU family DNA-binding protein, with protein sequence MNKSELVQQLASRANISRTDAQRAVDALFSVDNGIISQALKSGDKVQITGFGSFETKQREARKGRNPRTGKEIDIAASTSAAFRPGKGLKDSIA